The window ACGTGATCGGCAACGGGAACCTTGCGGACGATCTTCACCAGTTCTTTGATGTGGTCGGCGGATAAGGTTGGCACGATTTTGAAATCGAGATCTGCGGTCGTCCGCTTCACAATCTCGAGTTCATCTTCCAGTGTGGGATAATCGACCCAGACGTGGAACATGAACCGATCGAGCTGAGCTTCCGGCAACGGATAGGTTCCTTCTTGCTCAATTGGATTCTGCGTGGCCAGCACGAAAAACGGCTCCGGCAACAAGTGTCGCTGCCCGCCGACGGTAACCTGGTTTTCTTGCATCGCTTCGAGCAGCGCGGCCTGCGTCTTCGGCGGCGTGCGGTTGATTTCGTCGGCGAGGACGATATTCGCAAAGATTGGCCCCGGCATGAAGCGAAAGATGCGCTCGCCGGTCTTCTTATCTTCCTGAATCACTTCCGTGCCGGTGATGTCCGACGGCATGAGATCGGGCGTGAACTGCACGCGGCTGAACTGCAGTGCGAGCGCATCGGCGACGCTCCGAATCATCAGCGTCTTGGCCAGGCCGGGCACACCCACGAGCAAACAATGCCCGCGTGAGAACATAGCGATCAGCAGTTGCTCGATCACGCTCTGTTGCCCGACGACGACTTTGCTCAGCTCGCGCGTGATCTGGCCATAGGCTTCGTGCAATTGATGAACAGCTTGCAGATCGGCGGTGGTCATGTTTTTTACGCTGAAGAGAACGACGAGCAACAGCCTACATCTTACCTCAGTCGCATGGCTGCTTGTGATGCGGATACTGTTCGACCACTGCGGGCGGCGGTTTTAGTTGATGCCGCTCTTCTGGCCATCGTCGCGAGTGCCTCAACCCTAACGGCGGGCGAAAGAACTATTGAAGACGAGAAGTCAGCCAGCCACAGTACACCTGCCTGCGACGCACCCCGCAGAATCGTTACAGCCGGCACAATCGATACAATCGCGCCGCACATTCCGAGAAATCTGCGTAACCGCATAAATCGGCGGAATCGAATTAACCAGCCCTAAGCATACTGGCAGCCATATCACGCACTTTGTGAGGCCCCGTCATGTCTGCAAAAACTGCTGCCAGTTCTGCCACGGTCGTCGAACGACAATCCTTCTATCGCCCCGAGCTCGACGGGCTGCGATTCCTCAGTTTTCTAGCCGTGTTCGTCAGTCATGCTTACCTGATTCATCCGCGGATGTTTGCGGGAGCGGGGCCGATCGGAACAGAATTGGGCCGCTGGGCACTCGCGGCAGGGCATTGCGGTTATGCCGCCGTGGCGGTGTTCTTTGTACTCAGTTCGTATCTGATTACCGAACTGCTGTTGCGAGAAAATGAGCGGAACGGCAAGATCGACGTGCCGGCCTTTTATGCGCGGCGGGCTTTGCGCATCTGGCCGTTGTATTTCTTCTTTTTGATTCTCACGCTTTTGCTGGAACCGCGGCTCGGAATGCCGGGCATTCCGGCGGCCGATGCTCCTTGGTATCTCGCCTTCCTCGGCAACTGGCAGATTGTGTGGAACGGTCAGATTCCGCGCTCGGCGGCGCAGATCTTGTGGACCGTGGCGATCGAAGAGCAGTTCTATTTGTTCTGGCCATTGCTGGTGGTGCTTGTCTCGCCAAAGCGGCTCGGCTGGATGTGTGCGCTGTTGCTCGTGCTGGGACAAGTCTCGCGGCTGGCGCTCGTGGCCAGCGGTGCGCCCTTCTATGCAATTCACTTTCACACCTGCGTGCAGTTCGACGCCATTGCGTGGGGCGGTCTGCTCGCGGTCGCGGTTCGCAACGGCGCGTTTGCCAACTGGCCACGCCTCGCACGGCAAGCAATGTTCGGTGGCGGTGTTGTCCTAGCGGTTGCCACGCAACTGTTGCTCGCCGAGGACAAACCATTCGCAGCCTGGCCGGTGGCGGCTTATCCACTGTTCGCCATTGCGGCGCTGTTGGTGGTGGCGGGAGCGATGCGAAATGGCAACGAGTCGAGCCTGCTAATTCATCCTTGGCTCGTGCGTTTGGGAAAGATTTCTTACGGCCTCTACATCTGGCATCTGCTGGCCATCGTTCTCATCTACAAGTTCGGCTGGTGCCGACCGCAAAGCGTGTGGACGAGCTTCTACGCGTTGCCGGTAACGATCGGCTTGGCGGAACTTTCGTACCAATGGATCGAGCGGCCGTTCCTGCGCTGGAAGGAACAGTTCTCGCGCGCCACAGTATCGACAACGACGCCAATTGACGCTGCAAAACCGGTCATTGCTGAGACATAGTATCAGTTGCGCTAGGATTCTTGTGATTGCGCGTCGGCAACCACCTTTGCCAGCTTGACGCATTTTCTAAGCAGGCCTAGGATTCCGGCAAAGCTCTGACGTTGACCCGTCAAAGCCTTGGCAAATGCGGTTTTGATCGCCTGTTTTTCCCGCCCGCTGCTTACGCTGGCGAGCAAAATTGCCGATCAACCGATGTAATCACTGCCTCGATTTCACTTAGTGAATCGCCGAATTTTCAATAAGTCAGCAGGAGAGTTTGAGTCATGACCCACGTTGTCTGCGCCGCGTGCTTCGGCTGCAAATACACCGACTGCGTCGTTGTCTGCCCGGTCGAATGTTTCTACGAAGCCGATCAGATCCTCTACATTCATCCCGATGAATGCATCGACTGTGAAGCCTGCGTTCCCGAGTGCCCCGTCGAAGCCATCTTCCACCAGGACAACGTTCCGGAAGATCAAAAGGACTTCATCGCACTGAACGCCGAACAGGCCCCGCTCTGCCCGTCGATCACCGAAAAGAAAGAACCGCTGGGCGAACACTAATTCGCACCCTGCGTGACTAACGCCACCGCCCTTGCGGCGGTGGTGCACAGGCTTCTGCACTACTCGGCCAATCCGCAGCCGAACTCTCTTCTAGTGCGCTCCAGCGACGCCTTGCCAAAAGACGTCCTTCTCATGAATGAACCCGCTGGTGCAAGCCCCCAGTGGAACCTGCGGTGCGCAATGCTTCACGACAATCCGTATGAATCACCTGCAACTGCGCAGCACAAAGCGGGCAATTCCGACTACCGCCGGTTTTCCAATCTCAATCACGCTGGCGCGCCGCTCGCAGTCGTGTTTGTTGCCATGTCGTGGAAGCCAATGGCCAACCTTCCCCCGGGTCGGCCACGACTTTCGTGATACTCGCTGGCATCGCCCAAATTGCTGGTCTTATTTACGCGATAAACGTTCCCGTGCTGTGGATAGAGATCGGGCCAACGCTCCGCTACCGAACCCTCACGCGCACTCACGAGTTTGATTGGGCAGGCGTGAAGCGAGTTTGGTTCGATCAGAAAAT is drawn from Anatilimnocola floriformis and contains these coding sequences:
- a CDS encoding AAA family ATPase translates to MTTADLQAVHQLHEAYGQITRELSKVVVGQQSVIEQLLIAMFSRGHCLLVGVPGLAKTLMIRSVADALALQFSRVQFTPDLMPSDITGTEVIQEDKKTGERIFRFMPGPIFANIVLADEINRTPPKTQAALLEAMQENQVTVGGQRHLLPEPFFVLATQNPIEQEGTYPLPEAQLDRFMFHVWVDYPTLEDELEIVKRTTADLDFKIVPTLSADHIKELVKIVRKVPVADHVARYALKIVRLTRRTEADAPAFVKDYVIWGAGPRASQYLVLGAKARAILRGRMFVTHEDIAAVAAPVLRHRLKLNFNADAEGVTADEVVRRLIAHVTPPAEQDTAGGKLADVIRPQAAG
- a CDS encoding ferredoxin family protein, translated to MTHVVCAACFGCKYTDCVVVCPVECFYEADQILYIHPDECIDCEACVPECPVEAIFHQDNVPEDQKDFIALNAEQAPLCPSITEKKEPLGEH
- a CDS encoding acyltransferase family protein, producing the protein MSAKTAASSATVVERQSFYRPELDGLRFLSFLAVFVSHAYLIHPRMFAGAGPIGTELGRWALAAGHCGYAAVAVFFVLSSYLITELLLRENERNGKIDVPAFYARRALRIWPLYFFFLILTLLLEPRLGMPGIPAADAPWYLAFLGNWQIVWNGQIPRSAAQILWTVAIEEQFYLFWPLLVVLVSPKRLGWMCALLLVLGQVSRLALVASGAPFYAIHFHTCVQFDAIAWGGLLAVAVRNGAFANWPRLARQAMFGGGVVLAVATQLLLAEDKPFAAWPVAAYPLFAIAALLVVAGAMRNGNESSLLIHPWLVRLGKISYGLYIWHLLAIVLIYKFGWCRPQSVWTSFYALPVTIGLAELSYQWIERPFLRWKEQFSRATVSTTTPIDAAKPVIAET